The genomic DNA GCAAGTGGGCCTGGGCGGCTGGACCAGCGCCAATTACGCCGCCCTCGCCTGCCCCGATTTCCCCACCTGCCATGGGCAATGGTGGCCGCGGGGGCTGGAGTTCCGGGCCGCGTTCTTTCCCGCGGGCGCGGAGCGGGGAGACTACGGCGGCGCCGGTCGGGAAGGGACGGGTCTCGCCATTCATTTCGCCCACCGCCTGGGGGCGCTGGCGATGCTGTTGGCGGGGCTGTCGATCTCCCTGCGCGCCTTCCTGCTCGGGCATCCGCCGCTGTATTGGAGCGCCGCCCTGCTGCTGGCGATCCTGCTGGCCCAGTGGGCGCTGGGCGTTTCCAATGTGCTGTTCGGCCTGCCGGCGCCGGTCGCCGTCGCGCATAACGCGGGGGCCGCCTTGCTGTTGTTGGCCCTGGGAACGCTGTTGCACCAAACCCTGCCGCCCCTGCCCGGACACGGGGGCGGATCGTGAGTCAACCGATTTCCGCGCCGCTGCCCGCGCTTTGCGGCGAGTATCTGCGCCTGTGCAAGCCGCGAATCGTGGCGATGATCGTGTTTACCGCAATGGTGGGCATGCTTATGGCGACGCCGGCCCCGGCGCCCCTGCCCGTCCTGCTCTTCGCCTCTTTGGGGATCGCGCTGGCCGCCGCCTCTTCCGCCGTCGTGAACCATATCGCCGATCTGCATATAGACGCCGTCATGGAGCGCACCCGGGGGCGGCCCCTGCCGCAGGGGCGGATCGGCCTGTGCCAGGCGGGCGTCTTCGCCTTGTCGCTGGCTGCCGCCTCTGTGGTGATCCTGACGGCCTTTACCAACCTGCTGACGGTGGTCCTGACGTTGCTTTCCCTGGTCGGGTACGGATTCGTATATACCTCGTATCTGAAGCGGGCGACGCCGCAGAACATCGTGATCGGGGGCGCGGCGGGAGCGGCGCCGCCCGTTCTGGGATGGTGCGCCGTGACCGGCGCCGTGGACTTCCATGCGCTGCTGCTGTTTCTGATCGTCTTCGCCTGGACGCCGCCGCATTTTTGGGCGCTGGCGATATACCGGCTGGAGGACTACGCTAACGCCCGCGTCCCCATGCTCCCGGTGACGCACGGGGTGGCCTTTACCCGCCTGCATATCCTGTTGTACACCGTGCTCACGGCGGTGGTCAGCCTGTTCCCGGTGCTGACCTACCTGAGCGGCATGTTCTATCTGGCGGTAGCCGTGCCCCTGGGCGGCGGCTTCCTGTATCTGGCGTGGCGCATCCGGCGCGAAGACGACAAGCGGGCGCCCATGCGCCTGTTTTCCTACTCCATCTACTACCTGCTGCTATTGTTTGCCGCCCTGCTGATTGACCACTACCTGCCGTGGCCCGTGGGCGCCGCCGCCCCGCTGGCGCCCGCCCCCGGCGATGTTTTTTGAGCGCTTGGCGGCCTTGTCGCGCCCGCGTCATGGCGGATTTTCTGCTTGTGCAAGGCACAATGGCGCCAGGCCCCGTTGAATTTGCAGGGGCTTTTTCTTATTCTTAGCAAAGGAGACGCGAATCATGAGCGAGTCGCAGAACATGAAAGGAATCAATCTGGAACCTGTCATCATCAAAGCCATGGATGAGGAGGAAGGTCATGGATGGG from Gammaproteobacteria bacterium includes the following:
- the cyoE gene encoding heme o synthase; this encodes MSQPISAPLPALCGEYLRLCKPRIVAMIVFTAMVGMLMATPAPAPLPVLLFASLGIALAAASSAVVNHIADLHIDAVMERTRGRPLPQGRIGLCQAGVFALSLAAASVVILTAFTNLLTVVLTLLSLVGYGFVYTSYLKRATPQNIVIGGAAGAAPPVLGWCAVTGAVDFHALLLFLIVFAWTPPHFWALAIYRLEDYANARVPMLPVTHGVAFTRLHILLYTVLTAVVSLFPVLTYLSGMFYLAVAVPLGGGFLYLAWRIRREDDKRAPMRLFSYSIYYLLLLFAALLIDHYLPWPVGAAAPLAPAPGDVF